From Paenibacillus sp. GP183, one genomic window encodes:
- a CDS encoding PTS mannitol transporter subunit IICBA, with product MNTMAAQKQTGGARVAVQRFGRFLSGMVMPNIGAFIAWGLITALFIPTGWIPNEYLAKLVGPMITYLLPLLIGYTGGQMIHGTRGGVIAAVTTMGVVIGSTIPMFLGAMIVGPLAAWVLRSFDRSIEGKIKSGFEMLVNNFSSGIIGAALALAAYTGIGPVVELISKALAAGVEVLVHAGLLPLANILIEPGKVLFLNNAINHGVLSPIALDQAAKTGKSIIFMLESNPGPGLGILLAYWLAGRGMAKQSAPGAAIIHFFGGIHEIYFPYILMNPRLIIAAIAGGVTGTFTFSLFNAGLVAVPSPGSIFAYIAMAPKGGLLGVFSGVITATVVSFLISSLLLRTSRKEDQEEDLEQASAKMREMKNAGRTDIPVSAAAAGLKTKTDVHKIVFSCDAGMGSSAMGASILRKKMKDAGVDVTVVNTAISEIPQDADIVVTHKALTDRARRQAPKAEHISIDNFMKSPEYDDLVERLS from the coding sequence ATGAATACCATGGCAGCACAAAAGCAGACGGGTGGAGCTCGAGTAGCCGTGCAGCGTTTCGGGCGTTTTCTCAGCGGTATGGTCATGCCGAACATCGGAGCTTTTATTGCATGGGGCTTAATCACTGCGTTATTCATTCCAACTGGCTGGATTCCAAATGAATATTTGGCTAAGCTCGTAGGTCCGATGATTACTTATCTGCTTCCCCTCCTTATCGGTTACACGGGGGGACAAATGATACACGGAACTCGAGGCGGTGTAATCGCTGCGGTAACGACGATGGGGGTTGTTATTGGGTCCACGATCCCCATGTTCCTGGGAGCAATGATCGTAGGTCCATTGGCAGCTTGGGTGCTCAGAAGCTTCGATAGATCGATCGAAGGCAAGATTAAATCCGGCTTTGAAATGCTGGTGAACAATTTCTCCTCGGGGATCATTGGAGCCGCGCTTGCCCTGGCAGCGTATACAGGGATTGGCCCCGTGGTTGAATTGATCAGTAAAGCATTGGCAGCCGGAGTGGAAGTACTGGTCCATGCAGGCTTGCTGCCTCTGGCGAATATCTTGATCGAGCCGGGGAAAGTGCTTTTCTTGAACAATGCGATTAATCATGGCGTACTTAGTCCAATTGCTTTGGATCAAGCAGCCAAAACAGGGAAATCGATTATTTTCATGCTGGAGTCCAATCCGGGCCCAGGCCTGGGTATCCTGCTGGCCTACTGGCTGGCAGGGCGGGGGATGGCTAAACAATCGGCGCCGGGTGCCGCTATTATTCATTTCTTCGGTGGAATTCATGAAATCTATTTTCCTTATATTCTCATGAATCCACGTTTGATCATTGCTGCAATCGCAGGCGGTGTCACAGGAACATTCACCTTTTCATTGTTCAACGCGGGTCTGGTGGCGGTTCCTTCACCGGGCAGTATATTTGCTTACATTGCGATGGCGCCTAAAGGCGGCTTACTTGGGGTCTTTAGCGGTGTCATCACAGCCACAGTCGTCTCCTTCCTGATCTCTTCCTTATTGCTCAGAACGAGCCGGAAAGAGGATCAAGAAGAGGATTTGGAGCAGGCTTCGGCTAAAATGAGGGAAATGAAAAATGCGGGCCGAACCGACATCCCGGTATCCGCTGCAGCGGCAGGATTGAAAACTAAGACGGATGTGCATAAAATCGTCTTTTCCTGTGATGCCGGCATGGGCTCGAGCGCTATGGGAGCCTCCATTCTTAGGAAGAAAATGAAAGATGCAGGCGTTGATGTAACGGTTGTCAACACCGCGATCAGCGAGATACCCCAGGATGCAGATATCGTGGTGACCCATAAAGCTCTGACGGATCGAGCCCGAAGACAGGCGCCAAAGGCGGAGCACATCTCCATCGATAACTTCATGAAAAGTCCGGAATATGATGACTTGGTCGAACGTCTCAGCTAA
- a CDS encoding S8 family serine peptidase, which translates to MIGKRMMRFAGTVALFSILASQLWIGGYPAFSEIATKAQTVTNPELVPGKVIVKYKQPIRYNSRIRSVSPLVSEDRNVKTIDLPVEQNVWSKVEELNKDPNVEFAQPVYVYRLNEAPLAAQTPVPAPVQPGASTLSTSAVAMSNDPASSLQWGLSVTEATYAWKEVTVEERSRVKIAIVDTGVNINHLDLADSIDRVNGQVNGYDFINNDADPNDDNGHGTHVSGIAAAIADNGQGIAGMAGGAKIIPVKVANQNGAGDTLTIASGIKWAVDHGASVINLSMTRERFQKDAAGHIVIVARGKPVIASDKIESEAIQYAIDHQVLVVAASGNDSNHWIGKDMFNLDNPTGDTERYYAFTGFPAAIDGVVSVGAVDYIARTGKLENDIKLADFSNIGFVSVAAPGVDIWSTVPGGYKYNSGTSMAAPFVTGLAALIKAANPALSKDELQTILTDSAVHLPDPGVGTYNNGYRPSVKDDYGSGLINGRRALNLPRLQVQFAPVAPSANISNSAASAEAQNAGVVLTATDKHGTVTEMTYGLSAGLSISKLHFTSGLWTQDAVQSVPMYHGKGILTLPSAYGRYKIVADDGLEQEFIRSNTITYEKLPDAPEADHASSSLPVGTEIKLSSAVSGASIYYTLDGTAPTPSSRLYGGAIVLDHPGAVQLKAVAVSNDTESQLREVQYMVTSSASPLTSPAPSVSPTPVAPGGGFGGGPILAPPLPTVIPLTDQKMVETAPSGEIKTIVEVSKERIDHELAVTSGPITIDASTANGNENVDVILGASTREALNKADRTLIIRSDRVRLEVPRAALKGTSGAGDWKLSIAVAAAPAFPLSSSQGINTVLGSYQFEISDTNKAVASFPDPIRVTFAVEPSQIHDSTNVGVYGWNPSARSWEYAGGQVQPDGTVAFHARHFSQYAVMERSSAFADLAGHWAKASIERMAGRGITNGVTDVQFDPQGTLTRAQFAALLARTLQLKEAGANRPFTDVPSNAWYYEAVYQVFAANIVSGMTDTSFRPNDPITREQMAIMLTKAVANKSQQSNSLSSELYTFKDHASVSPWAQDNVKLASKLGLLEGFPDGTFPHWSERSELKLSLWLNA; encoded by the coding sequence ATGATAGGGAAACGAATGATGCGATTTGCGGGAACTGTCGCGTTATTTTCAATACTGGCATCACAGCTTTGGATAGGCGGTTATCCTGCCTTTTCCGAAATAGCAACCAAGGCGCAAACCGTGACGAACCCGGAGCTTGTACCGGGGAAGGTCATCGTTAAATATAAACAGCCTATTCGCTATAACTCTCGTATTCGTTCGGTTTCTCCGCTAGTTTCCGAGGATCGAAACGTGAAGACGATTGATCTGCCCGTAGAACAAAATGTATGGAGCAAGGTGGAGGAATTAAATAAGGATCCAAACGTAGAGTTCGCACAGCCGGTATATGTGTATCGTCTCAATGAGGCTCCCTTGGCTGCTCAAACTCCTGTTCCTGCTCCAGTTCAACCTGGGGCCAGTACACTATCGACTTCTGCCGTGGCAATGTCCAATGATCCAGCGAGCTCTTTGCAGTGGGGTCTTTCGGTGACCGAAGCGACCTATGCATGGAAAGAGGTAACCGTAGAGGAACGGAGCCGCGTTAAAATTGCCATCGTGGATACAGGCGTCAATATAAATCATCTCGATCTGGCAGACTCCATAGACCGTGTGAACGGTCAAGTCAATGGATATGATTTTATTAACAACGATGCCGATCCGAATGATGATAATGGGCACGGCACCCACGTTTCAGGGATCGCTGCAGCCATTGCAGACAATGGGCAAGGCATCGCAGGCATGGCTGGAGGCGCCAAAATCATTCCGGTCAAGGTAGCGAATCAGAACGGAGCCGGCGACACCTTGACCATAGCCAGCGGTATCAAATGGGCTGTCGATCATGGCGCTTCCGTGATAAACCTGAGCATGACCCGAGAACGATTTCAAAAGGATGCGGCAGGACACATTGTGATTGTTGCTCGCGGTAAGCCTGTGATCGCATCGGATAAGATAGAGTCTGAGGCCATTCAATATGCAATAGACCATCAGGTTTTGGTTGTAGCGGCTTCAGGCAATGACAGCAATCATTGGATAGGGAAAGATATGTTCAATTTGGATAATCCAACTGGCGATACAGAGCGTTACTACGCTTTTACCGGTTTTCCGGCAGCTATAGATGGTGTTGTCAGTGTGGGAGCCGTTGATTATATTGCACGAACAGGCAAATTGGAAAATGATATAAAATTGGCTGATTTTTCGAATATTGGCTTTGTTTCGGTCGCAGCTCCGGGCGTGGACATTTGGAGCACGGTTCCGGGAGGTTATAAATATAATTCGGGTACCTCTATGGCCGCACCTTTCGTAACCGGACTTGCAGCCTTAATCAAAGCGGCCAATCCGGCGCTGAGCAAGGATGAGCTGCAGACGATATTGACGGATAGCGCCGTTCATCTTCCCGATCCAGGTGTCGGTACCTACAATAACGGCTATCGTCCGAGTGTGAAGGACGATTACGGCAGCGGATTGATCAATGGAAGAAGAGCGTTAAATCTTCCTCGTCTGCAGGTGCAATTTGCTCCTGTAGCGCCAAGCGCAAACATCTCTAACTCTGCAGCTAGCGCGGAAGCTCAAAATGCTGGAGTAGTCCTTACCGCTACAGATAAGCATGGAACAGTGACAGAAATGACTTATGGACTCTCGGCTGGGCTCAGTATAAGCAAGCTTCATTTTACAAGTGGCTTATGGACTCAGGATGCTGTTCAATCCGTACCTATGTACCATGGAAAGGGTATTCTTACGCTGCCGTCCGCCTACGGACGCTATAAGATTGTGGCGGATGACGGTTTGGAGCAGGAATTTATTCGCTCCAATACGATCACTTATGAAAAACTGCCAGATGCGCCGGAAGCAGATCATGCCTCGAGCAGTCTCCCTGTAGGTACGGAAATCAAATTGAGTTCCGCTGTTTCGGGAGCATCCATTTATTACACTTTAGATGGCACAGCTCCGACCCCGTCTTCACGTCTTTATGGGGGAGCCATTGTTTTGGATCATCCTGGAGCAGTTCAATTAAAAGCTGTTGCTGTATCTAATGACACGGAGAGCCAACTGCGCGAGGTTCAATACATGGTAACGTCTTCAGCATCGCCATTGACGTCCCCTGCGCCTTCGGTTAGTCCGACACCCGTTGCACCTGGTGGAGGATTTGGAGGCGGACCTATACTGGCACCGCCGCTGCCAACAGTAATTCCTTTAACTGATCAGAAAATGGTCGAGACGGCACCCTCGGGTGAAATCAAGACCATTGTGGAAGTCTCAAAAGAGCGGATTGACCATGAATTGGCAGTTACGAGTGGCCCGATCACGATTGACGCATCGACAGCCAACGGAAACGAGAATGTCGATGTGATCTTAGGTGCGTCCACACGAGAGGCACTGAATAAGGCCGATAGGACACTCATCATCCGTTCGGACCGGGTGCGCCTGGAGGTTCCGCGTGCTGCATTGAAAGGCACTAGTGGTGCAGGCGATTGGAAGCTTTCCATTGCAGTTGCAGCAGCGCCTGCATTCCCCCTGAGTTCCAGCCAAGGAATAAATACCGTGCTGGGAAGCTACCAGTTTGAGATTTCGGATACAAACAAAGCGGTAGCGAGTTTCCCAGACCCGATTCGAGTTACATTCGCTGTAGAACCGAGTCAAATTCATGACTCGACCAATGTAGGCGTCTATGGGTGGAATCCTTCCGCTCGGAGCTGGGAATATGCCGGCGGGCAGGTTCAACCGGATGGGACGGTTGCCTTTCATGCGCGTCATTTCTCACAGTATGCCGTGATGGAACGCTCATCGGCTTTTGCCGATCTGGCCGGACATTGGGCTAAAGCGAGCATCGAAAGGATGGCCGGACGCGGGATTACAAACGGTGTAACGGACGTCCAATTCGACCCGCAAGGGACGCTCACACGAGCACAGTTTGCAGCACTACTGGCTCGCACGCTTCAGTTAAAAGAAGCGGGAGCTAACCGGCCGTTCACGGATGTTCCTTCCAATGCCTGGTATTATGAGGCCGTGTATCAAGTTTTTGCTGCCAACATTGTCAGCGGCATGACAGATACGAGCTTTCGGCCCAATGACCCTATTACGCGAGAGCAGATGGCCATTATGCTGACTAAAGCAGTTGCTAATAAAAGCCAACAATCAAACTCCCTAAGCAGCGAGTTATATACATTCAAGGATCATGCGTCTGTAAGTCCATGGGCACAGGACAATGTGAAATTGGCCAGCAAATTGGGTCTTCTGGAAGGCTTTCCGGATGGAACATTTCCCCATTGGAGCGAGCGGTCCGAGCTGAAGCTATCGTTGTGGTTGAACGCATGA
- the rpsR gene encoding 30S ribosomal protein S18, whose amino-acid sequence MGFKRNDGDDRGDRKFAPRKGGKGGKRRKVCYFTVNKIKHIDYKDIETLKKFISERGKILPRRVTGTSAKYQRALTIAIKRSRQIALLPYTTE is encoded by the coding sequence ATGGGTTTCAAAAGAAACGACGGTGACGACCGTGGCGATCGCAAGTTTGCTCCCCGTAAAGGCGGCAAAGGCGGCAAGCGCCGTAAGGTTTGTTACTTCACTGTAAATAAAATCAAACACATTGATTATAAAGATATTGAAACGCTGAAGAAGTTCATCAGTGAGCGCGGGAAGATCCTTCCTAGACGTGTAACCGGTACTTCCGCGAAATATCAACGTGCCCTGACGATCGCGATCAAGCGTTCCCGCCAAATCGCATTATTGCCATACACAACGGAATAA
- the ssb gene encoding single-stranded DNA-binding protein has product MLNRVILIGRLTKDPELRYTPAGVAVTQFTLAVDRPFTSSQTREREADFINIVTWRQLAETCANYLRKGRLTAVEGRLQIRNYDNNEGRKVYVTEVVADNVRFLESSGAGNREEGTGAISTGSGNGGGNRGSREQQDPFIDDGKPIDISDDDLPF; this is encoded by the coding sequence ATGTTGAATCGTGTCATTCTTATCGGCAGGTTGACCAAAGATCCAGAGCTTCGGTATACTCCGGCAGGAGTAGCTGTTACTCAATTTACACTTGCTGTAGATCGTCCTTTCACAAGTTCGCAAACAAGAGAGCGGGAAGCCGACTTTATCAATATTGTTACGTGGAGGCAATTGGCCGAGACGTGCGCGAACTATTTGCGTAAAGGCAGATTAACAGCTGTTGAAGGCCGCCTTCAGATTCGTAATTATGACAACAACGAGGGCCGCAAGGTCTATGTTACTGAGGTTGTTGCCGATAATGTGCGCTTTCTGGAATCCAGCGGAGCCGGCAATCGTGAAGAGGGAACAGGTGCAATCAGCACAGGCTCAGGAAATGGCGGCGGCAACCGCGGATCGCGCGAGCAGCAGGATCCTTTCATCGATGACGGAAAACCAATCGATATATCAGATGATGATTTGCCATTCTAA
- the rpsF gene encoding 30S ribosomal protein S6, with the protein MRKYEVMYVIRTDIEQEQVQATVEKFQNIITNGNGEITKHDLMGKRRLAYEINKFRDGHYVLVHFNAEPAVVTELDRVLKITDEIIRHLIVKDVA; encoded by the coding sequence ATGCGCAAATACGAAGTGATGTACGTAATTCGTACAGATATTGAACAAGAACAAGTTCAAGCTACTGTAGAAAAGTTTCAAAACATCATCACGAACGGTAATGGCGAAATTACCAAGCATGATCTAATGGGTAAACGCCGTCTTGCGTATGAGATCAATAAGTTCCGTGACGGGCATTATGTGCTTGTACACTTCAACGCAGAACCTGCAGTTGTAACGGAGCTTGATCGCGTACTGAAGATTACTGACGAAATTATTCGTCATCTAATCGTTAAAGACGTAGCTTAA
- a CDS encoding YjzC family protein: protein MGERTQFNPGDHAPNDGQYMEIGEAAFHMGVNNPKIVNLKKGDPFPETSNHNRKWKRKDMKL from the coding sequence ATGGGCGAACGCACACAGTTTAATCCGGGTGATCATGCACCTAATGATGGACAATATATGGAAATCGGTGAAGCGGCCTTTCACATGGGCGTCAACAATCCCAAAATTGTGAACCTGAAAAAGGGAGATCCGTTTCCTGAAACCAGCAACCATAATCGCAAATGGAAGCGCAAGGATATGAAGCTTTAA
- a CDS encoding DUF951 domain-containing protein codes for MEKKQFQLGDIVQMKKPHPCGTNEMEIIRMGMDIRIKCLGCKHSVMVPRLKFESKLKKVLRSTSSGNSLSEKDVPEV; via the coding sequence ATGGAAAAGAAACAATTCCAGCTTGGGGACATCGTGCAGATGAAAAAACCACATCCTTGCGGTACCAATGAAATGGAAATCATTCGTATGGGAATGGATATCCGTATTAAGTGTCTAGGCTGCAAGCACAGTGTGATGGTGCCTCGATTGAAGTTTGAAAGTAAGCTAAAGAAGGTGCTGCGTTCCACATCGAGCGGGAATTCGTTAAGCGAAAAGGATGTACCAGAAGTCTAA
- a CDS encoding mechanosensitive ion channel family protein yields the protein MSYWTNVTNWINMNINMKVVFGNTIKIIIIFIAARLIIRITDKMIDHMLTAKYRGPIKFDPRRANTIGKLVHNLISYTVNFISMLLILGELGVNLGPLLAGAGVLGLAIGFGAQSLVKDVITGFFIIFEDQFGVGDVIQIDLFKGTVEEIGIRVTRVKSWTGEVHIIPNGNIRQVTNFSVYNSLAVLDVSIAYEADLDKAIELLKETAANIHANSELIVKAPEVLGVQMIGNSEIKLRIIAECKPNMQGDVARVMNAEIKKRFDAQGIEIPYPKTVTYLRAERAAE from the coding sequence GTGTCATACTGGACTAATGTCACCAATTGGATCAATATGAACATAAACATGAAAGTTGTGTTCGGGAACACTATTAAAATTATTATCATTTTTATAGCAGCACGCTTGATTATACGAATTACCGATAAAATGATAGATCACATGCTCACCGCCAAATACAGGGGACCTATCAAGTTTGATCCGCGCCGTGCGAATACGATTGGAAAGCTCGTTCACAACCTGATTTCCTACACAGTGAACTTCATTAGTATGTTGTTGATTTTGGGAGAGCTGGGTGTCAATCTGGGGCCGCTTCTCGCTGGAGCCGGGGTGTTGGGGCTAGCCATCGGCTTTGGGGCGCAGAGCCTGGTTAAAGACGTAATAACAGGGTTCTTCATTATTTTTGAAGATCAGTTCGGTGTCGGTGATGTGATACAGATCGATCTGTTCAAAGGAACCGTCGAGGAAATCGGGATTCGAGTGACCCGTGTGAAGAGCTGGACAGGAGAGGTTCATATTATTCCAAACGGCAACATAAGGCAGGTGACGAATTTTTCAGTATATAATTCGCTAGCGGTGCTGGATGTCTCGATAGCCTATGAAGCAGATTTAGATAAAGCGATCGAGCTGTTAAAGGAAACCGCAGCGAACATACATGCCAATTCGGAGCTAATCGTTAAGGCGCCAGAGGTTCTTGGCGTACAGATGATCGGCAATTCGGAAATCAAGCTAAGAATCATAGCGGAATGCAAGCCCAATATGCAAGGCGATGTAGCGCGTGTCATGAATGCGGAGATCAAGAAACGATTCGATGCTCAAGGCATAGAAATCCCATATCCGAAAACGGTGACTTATTTAAGAGCGGAGAGGGCGGCGGAATAA
- a CDS encoding DUF3343 domain-containing protein: MLIAFDSTQQALRAEMLLEYADIEIDICPTPKEITAGCALSIEFPAEELEQVQSIIDTQQVEIRGIFIKKEGKYVTMK; the protein is encoded by the coding sequence ATGCTGATTGCTTTTGATTCTACCCAGCAAGCGCTTAGAGCAGAAATGCTCCTGGAATATGCGGATATCGAGATTGATATTTGTCCGACTCCCAAGGAAATAACGGCTGGCTGTGCACTTTCGATTGAGTTTCCTGCAGAAGAACTTGAACAGGTGCAGTCGATCATCGATACCCAACAGGTGGAGATCAGAGGAATTTTTATCAAAAAAGAAGGTAAGTATGTAACCATGAAGTGA
- the yyaC gene encoding spore protease YyaC, producing MKIHLSHDANKDKELAPLKVPHTDAETPGILSRYLSTIFNRLPSYQRIVIVCVGTDRSTGDSLGPLVGTHLDKIGPAGYHLFGTLHDPVHAMNLSDTVHNIHQQFHDPFILAIDACLGQASSVGSIQIANGPLKPGAGVNKELPPVGHMHMTGIVNVGGFMEYFVLQNTRLSLVMKMSEVIADAIHSSLAQRFSLSSKTTAATAASRSD from the coding sequence ATGAAAATCCATCTAAGCCATGATGCCAATAAGGACAAGGAGCTTGCCCCGCTGAAGGTTCCTCATACTGATGCAGAAACGCCTGGGATTCTCTCTAGGTATTTATCCACTATTTTTAATAGGCTGCCATCCTATCAACGTATCGTAATCGTCTGTGTGGGCACTGATAGATCAACAGGCGATTCATTAGGCCCCTTAGTGGGAACTCATTTGGATAAAATCGGGCCAGCCGGCTATCATCTCTTCGGAACCCTGCATGACCCGGTACATGCTATGAACTTATCGGATACCGTACATAACATTCATCAACAATTCCATGATCCCTTCATCCTCGCTATTGATGCTTGCTTAGGCCAAGCTTCCAGTGTCGGCTCGATCCAGATCGCAAACGGTCCATTGAAGCCTGGTGCAGGCGTTAACAAGGAGCTGCCTCCTGTCGGCCATATGCACATGACTGGTATCGTGAATGTAGGCGGCTTTATGGAATATTTTGTACTGCAAAATACACGGCTTAGCCTCGTTATGAAAATGTCGGAGGTTATCGCCGATGCGATTCACTCATCGCTTGCACAGAGGTTTTCATTGTCATCCAAAACAACTGCGGCTACCGCTGCTTCAAGGTCAGATTGA
- a CDS encoding DUF4446 family protein yields MEPFGLSLELIISVILALIIILFVISIILLFKLSAMRKNYKRLLNGTNPVNVEELLLKIQQKQTQQIEQTSALTSKVETFKEALKRMKSKVGIHRYNAFSETGSDLSFSVAILDELQDGVILTGIHNREQSYIYAKPVQNGQSQYTLSPEEKEAINLTLKQR; encoded by the coding sequence ATGGAACCATTTGGATTAAGTCTTGAGCTAATCATATCTGTTATACTTGCATTAATCATTATTTTATTTGTTATCAGCATCATTTTATTGTTCAAGCTTTCTGCCATGAGAAAAAACTACAAGAGGCTGCTAAACGGCACAAATCCAGTAAATGTGGAAGAATTGCTCTTGAAAATCCAACAAAAGCAAACCCAGCAAATCGAACAAACGTCAGCATTGACGAGCAAGGTCGAAACGTTCAAAGAAGCTCTCAAAAGAATGAAATCCAAAGTGGGGATACATCGTTACAATGCTTTTAGTGAGACCGGAAGCGATTTAAGCTTTTCCGTAGCTATTCTGGATGAGCTTCAAGACGGTGTTATACTAACAGGTATTCATAACCGGGAACAATCCTATATCTATGCTAAACCGGTCCAAAACGGACAATCGCAGTATACATTAAGCCCGGAAGAAAAAGAGGCCATCAATCTGACCTTGAAGCAGCGGTAG
- a CDS encoding aminotransferase class V-fold PLP-dependent enzyme: protein MSGVIYLDNAATTWPKPPAVMEAMQRSMLELANPGRGAHQMAVKASRVMFETRKNAARLFGIHNPNDISFALNTTHALNQAIMGFLKEGDHVVSTSIEHNSVRRPLEYLKRTRNVQVSYVANNEPGEIKLNDIEQAIEDKTTLVIVNHSSNLLGTIMPVAEIGEMCRRKGVKLLVDAAQTAGVLPIQVESMFIDMLAFPGHKGLMGPQGTGGLYLHPDLELDPILYGGTGSQSEEADQPKVRPDRYEAGTQNAVGIAGLNEGIKFVMQETVEKIHEKEWRLTQRLMVGLHEIEGISLLGPQLGQNRTGIVAFNLRGADSSEVAFILDQSFQIAVRAGHHCTPLAHGSAGTLSTGAVRASVGYFTKDEEITAFIEAIKEINSQYA from the coding sequence ATGAGTGGAGTGATTTATTTAGATAATGCTGCTACGACTTGGCCAAAGCCGCCAGCTGTAATGGAGGCCATGCAGAGAAGTATGCTGGAATTGGCCAACCCAGGAAGAGGCGCACACCAAATGGCGGTCAAAGCGAGTCGTGTAATGTTTGAAACGAGAAAAAATGCCGCTCGATTGTTTGGAATACATAATCCAAATGACATTTCGTTTGCTCTGAACACTACCCATGCCTTAAATCAAGCCATAATGGGGTTTTTAAAAGAAGGAGACCATGTTGTTAGTACAAGTATTGAACATAATTCGGTGAGAAGGCCGCTTGAGTATTTGAAGCGTACCCGAAATGTTCAAGTGTCTTATGTAGCCAATAATGAGCCCGGCGAAATCAAATTGAATGACATTGAGCAGGCTATTGAGGATAAAACTACATTAGTTATAGTGAATCATAGCTCTAATTTACTCGGTACAATTATGCCTGTAGCTGAGATAGGTGAGATGTGCAGGAGGAAGGGAGTAAAGCTGCTTGTAGACGCGGCCCAGACAGCCGGTGTGCTCCCCATTCAAGTTGAGAGCATGTTCATAGATATGCTTGCCTTTCCAGGGCACAAGGGGCTTATGGGACCGCAAGGAACGGGAGGGCTATACTTGCATCCCGACTTGGAGCTGGATCCTATCCTGTATGGAGGGACGGGCAGTCAGTCCGAGGAAGCGGATCAACCCAAAGTGCGGCCGGATCGTTATGAAGCAGGAACGCAAAACGCGGTCGGGATAGCCGGTCTTAATGAAGGCATCAAATTCGTGATGCAAGAGACGGTTGAAAAAATTCACGAAAAGGAATGGCGTTTAACGCAAAGACTTATGGTTGGCCTGCATGAGATAGAAGGAATCAGCCTGCTGGGTCCGCAATTGGGCCAAAACAGGACGGGGATTGTAGCATTTAATCTGAGAGGCGCTGATTCTTCCGAAGTCGCATTTATACTCGATCAATCCTTCCAAATTGCCGTTCGCGCAGGACATCATTGCACCCCGCTTGCACATGGCTCGGCAGGAACACTGAGCACGGGGGCTGTGCGAGCGAGTGTGGGTTATTTTACAAAGGATGAAGAAATAACAGCTTTCATTGAAGCAATTAAAGAAATAAACAGCCAGTATGCCTGA
- a CDS encoding ParB/RepB/Spo0J family partition protein, with protein sequence MSKRLGKGLDALITSLHIDESDKIIQIPLSQLRANPYQPRKHFNEDSIKELAESIKEHGVIQPIIVRKVLKGFEIIAGERRYRASQVSGMATIPAVERSFSDQQVMEIALIENVQREDLNAMEIAVSYQAIIDQFSLTQEELSAKVGKSRSHIANFLRLLMLPEAIKQYVSRGTLSMGHARAIVGVKDDKLKKELAETAISKQWSVRDLEEEIKKLEELPGKEKEQGKKKEKNRDPHINQAEEQLRELYRTTVKIKQQNNRGKIELVYYSKDDLNRLLELLQGKIS encoded by the coding sequence ATGAGCAAGAGGCTGGGGAAAGGCTTAGATGCATTGATAACCTCTCTTCATATAGATGAAAGTGATAAGATCATTCAAATACCGCTGTCTCAGCTTCGTGCTAATCCTTATCAACCAAGAAAGCATTTTAATGAAGACAGCATCAAGGAATTAGCTGAATCGATTAAAGAGCATGGTGTGATTCAGCCGATTATCGTGAGAAAAGTACTAAAGGGATTTGAAATCATTGCGGGTGAAAGAAGATACCGCGCTTCTCAAGTTAGTGGGATGGCAACCATCCCTGCGGTGGAAAGAAGCTTTTCGGATCAACAGGTTATGGAAATAGCACTGATTGAAAATGTACAGCGTGAAGATTTGAATGCGATGGAGATTGCCGTATCCTATCAAGCAATCATTGATCAATTCTCTTTGACACAAGAAGAGCTCTCAGCGAAGGTCGGTAAAAGCCGTTCGCATATAGCCAATTTCTTAAGACTTTTGATGCTTCCTGAAGCGATCAAACAATATGTTTCACGTGGAACATTGTCGATGGGCCATGCAAGAGCGATTGTTGGAGTTAAGGATGATAAGCTGAAAAAGGAATTGGCTGAAACAGCGATCAGCAAGCAGTGGAGTGTGCGAGACCTGGAGGAAGAAATTAAGAAGCTGGAAGAGCTTCCAGGGAAAGAGAAGGAGCAAGGTAAAAAGAAAGAAAAAAACCGTGATCCCCATATCAATCAGGCGGAGGAACAATTAAGAGAGTTATATCGTACCACGGTAAAAATCAAGCAGCAAAATAACCGCGGTAAAATAGAGCTCGTTTATTATTCCAAGGATGATTTGAATCGATTGCTAGAGCTTCTGCAAGGAAAAATTTCCTAA